The stretch of DNA gcatacgactaataagatagcaagatgtaagaactgcatcccccaaaaacgcaacggaacatgagattgtatgagtagggtacgagcagtttcaaaaagatgtctattttttctttcaactatcctattttgttgagatgtgtacggacaaaagagttcataaactgctgaaatgggaaAGACAAATACTCTAGGAGCactatcactacgaaatgtgcggatagaaaccccaaattgattttgaatttcagcgttgaaggtctggaaaatagaaaacaactcagatcgatttttcatcaaaaatatccaagtgcacctggaataatcatcaatgaaactgacacaGTAGTGCAATCCCAAGgtagaactgacccgactaggacccaaacatctgaatggactaaagtaaaaagtgactctgctcgattatcaagacgccaagggaaatgggagcgagtatgcttaccgagctgacatgagtCACACGCTAGAgtggacaagtgagataaaccaggtaccattttctgaagttttgacaaactgggatgtcccaaccgtttatgtaataaatctggtgaatcggTAACAAGACAAGTTGTTGAAGGAAGACaggatgtgagtccatgtgattttgcaaggataaggtaataaagtccattTGATTCACGCCTGGTACCAATGAATCGCCAtgtactgcgttcctgtataaaaacaaggtcatcaagaaataaaacagagcatttaagtgatttggccaaGCGACAAAtggctatgagattaaaaggactaccgggaacataaagaactgaatctaaaggtaaggaaggaagtggactTGCTTGACCTATTCCAGTTGTGGTGGTTTAAGACCCGTTGGCCATTGTGACTGTTGGGAGAGATTGAGAAcatgaaatagtagtgaaaagagatttgttaccagaaatatgatcagatgcacctgaatcaatgacccaagactcagaggtTAAAGATTGGGAGACACAGGTCACGTTACTATCTGTTTGAACAACGGAGGCTATCCCTGAAGATGTCTGtttacatgctttgtactgaaggaactcaatataatccgATAAAGACACCATCTGGATCGGATTCAATGCATTGGATCCAACGGATTGTGAGTCAAAGGCTTCTAATACGAATGACATTATAatgttcacgccggaaaaatcGGAAACCCTTCTAGAAATTACTATTAACGCCAGAAAAATCagaaaattttctgaaaatcacTGTTCACACCGGAAAAATCACCGTTTATgcaggaaaaatataaaagtggtcggAATTTGGTTTAAATTGGATGGGTAGACTTGGAATTTCAAGGCGATGACACTGTCCAAAAGAAACTTTTTCAAATTCTGGCCGGAACAGttctcacgcgccggcgcgtgggaCAAACGCGCCGTAGGCGTCAAATCTACTACAGGCGCGCGGGGGCGCGTGAGTGGGCTTTTTCAGGAAAATCtttctggggtttggtcgccTCTCTCTTGGGAACCTTTTGGTGGTGTTGGATTTCGCACAACACTGATAATTAGTGACTTTGACGCAAATAGTCGCTTAGGTCACCGGAAAATCGTACGGTGATTAAGTTCTTTCTTTCCGGATGTCGCTAGAATGACGCACAGCGATCTCTTCTCACCGATGCTCGATACCATGTGAGAAAACAcgggagaaaatattattaattatctAAAGTGTTGTACAACGCCCTATTTATATACAGTGATTACATAATAATAGGTATCTACTTCCCGATGTGGGACACTATACATGACTAACTACTTAACATGCAAAAATTATAGCAGGTCAATCTGCTACCAAGCATACTTTTATCCTAAAAATTCAAAGATCTCCCTCTCTCACACCAAAAAAATGAAGGATATGTTTTAAATTCGTTCAAAAATAATTTACTGTACGTTTATATTTTGCAATGATGATAAATAAATATATGGTCAAACAATTTCTAACGTATCTACCACAATATGTTTTCTCACATGGCCAATTTTACATTGCACTTTCAAGAGGATATCAATGTCAACAAAGAGTCCGGGTCATGACAGAGGAATCAAaatagatgaaatgaacataTGCCAAGAATACCGTCTATAAAGAAGTATTAGTTAAGATACGCTTCACTACAGTTTGTAcctcataaaataaaaataagtaaaaagTCATATTTATCTAATTAAACTTTGATTGTCTCATCTTCTTATGTTTAGATGATATCCAATCATCTTGACATCAACAAACAAGTCATTATACGATGATCCACATTTATCATTTGCAGAAATTTATGTGACGGCATTATCtttgataatttttttatataggaATGTATGAATTATATTTGTACATGTTTACTCACTTATTTTAATCTCATACTTCTCAGATGTAGTTTGTATTTTAGTAACAGTAAAACCATATATTGTAAAAGGACGAAGTAGAATAAGAGAGATAATAGTTACAAATAAAAGATTAAGTTATTAGAACATAAGctcattgggttgttgttgttgttgctaggaGATCACACTGTGCATCTTACTTTATTCAATAATTTTCTTTTCCTCTTATCTTGTTGAAAGCTACTTTCTGATCACAGTTATATTGTGATTCAGGTGTGAAGCATTCTCTGCGTACCCAAGGACTTACGATCTCATTCATGCTCATGGTCTTTTCATTTTATACAAGGATAGGCAAGTGTTCATTTTATGTCCTATATAGATGAAATATAATGTAATTTATGCAACTTGTAAAATATAGGTATGCTTGTTGATTGTTCATCTTGGTAGGTTTAGACGATTCAATTATTTTGTCCTCGACAAACAAATAACCATTCCAATTTGATCATTCCCATATACACTTTATTCTTTTATGTATATACTGAAAAGCTTTATTTtaataataatgatgatattaTTATACAAAATCAAGTACTACAAGACTCGatatacacgtgcaacgcacgtgccAAGAAACTAGTACAACAGAAAAGGCAACACATGTCCAAGTTCTAATAATGCTTTCACATAAAAGCAAAAACGGACAAACAACTACTGCCACAAATTTCTGAAGAGCAGTTAAACAATGTACTGGAAATTCTGAAATGGTCTTCTCGTTCAAGGTATATAACAGGGGAACCCAGAAAGGACATGTCATAAAAGTCAATAAATGTACCATGAGTACATGTGATTTCTGAACACTAAACCAGCGGATCAGAATCACACCGCAGCCTCACGTTTGATGCTACTTTCTGAAGCACATTTAAGACATGGAAAAGTAATTCAAAAAAACAACAAACTTAAAAAAGCTTTCTTGATTAGGCTTGGCAACTCGGCTACTCAATTTGTTTTtcatttcttctcttctttttgaaACTTAAATGCTATGTTTTGCATCTTCTCATgttgatgaatttttctcctgaGTCCAGCTTTAATGGCATTCTTATGCCTTTCAAAAACAGTAAAGTTTTTGTAGTTATCTGTAGGGATTTGAGAGTAACTCGAATAGTTTCCGAGTTGTTTTTGGCATCCTCTTCAGATATCATAAAGTTTTGGAGCCCATATAAACTTTTGGAGTACTCCCCCCTTGGTGCCAAACATGAATCCAATCATTATTCTCCACTCTAATCCCCCTTAACCTATACCACTACCAAAATATTTCAGGCAGCATTTGGATTTATTTATTCCAAACTTTGGGGAGGACAAGCTCATAGATTGATGACTTCAATGTTCACATGTACATTGACTAGTAAAAAAAGGTAACTCCATATATTCTGGTTATCTGACTCAATTTTTAAAAGACAATCAAATTGTGGAAATCTCAATTCCATTAAGGACGACCTAGAATATGTTTAAATGTTAGCAAGAGGAGCTGCAACTCGTGTCAACTTATATGTAGTTCCTCCGGTCGCGAGCTTGTTGTAGACGGTCCAAGGGGAGAACGCCTCAACCCAAAACTAGTTGGGTTGGCTATATGAATCCCCTATATCCATCCTTCTATTTGGACCTATTTCACCCCAATACTAAACAATTTGACTGTTAAAGCAAATTAGTGGTTCTCCAAAACTATCTATTCTTTAAATCAAACACTTATGCCAAGCAAAATTTGTCTGCAAATGAATCAACTTCAAATCAGTTTCATAATGTACATATAGTTATTCACAATTCCCTTCCAAATAAGCCAGGCTACAGAATTTTTCAAAAAATCGCATCTAGTGGCAGCTAATAGAAAGATGTCCTAATACGGTGAGTGGTATCTTAGTTTCCATCAATCTGATGGAAGGGAGTAGACACTCAGAGCTTCAAGACAAACATGGAAGtactaaaaaaaaatcaattatcaTTGTATATGATGCATTTTAGGGATGTCCTATTTTCCTATGAGGCATAAGTTATACTATAGACCAATCAAAATCCCCAGATACTGTAACGACATCCACCACTCACACTAATGTCTATGCAACCATGTGGAGTTGGTATAGTCACCATAGCACACAGGTTTCTGTCAGCTAAATCCTGAACATCTCATATATTGGAAATTGCAGAACATTTGTGACCAATATCATAATTGTCATGATTCTCATgaaaataagaagataaaatgACAGAAACTTGTGTATATGAGATAAGAAGAAAAAATGGAAGGCAAAACTCTATAATACCTCATTCTCTGGCAATTGAACTCCAATGATGCCAGTGATGTAGGACAAAGGCACATTCATATTGTAGATTGAGAGATCAGGATAAACAAATGATTTTCCATCAGGATATGTTACTTTAACTGGTTCAACTTCAAACTTCCGCTCACAGTACACTGAAAACATAGTTACCTGCAGATAATATTTAATTATTCAGACACCCAGCAAACTGAaggaggaaaagaaaaagagccCCTCAGCTTCTTCTATTCCTACCATTGTGTTCAAAACAACATTGGCCTTCGTCAAATCTGTGGCTGTACATTCTATAAACACGTTCTTTGTTTTCAACGTAATGGCCGAATGTGCACCGTTGATAATGGGGGGCAAAGACAAAACAGTCCTGCAGAACAGacagacagagagagagagagagagagattaatGAGTTGCAGAAAGATAGTGGTTCCTTCGCATGCATTCAGGTATTGAGCACTTCTCATAACAGCTAAGCATCTCAAGTATTTCTTTCTTTGATAAGTAAACATATCGATTTTATTagattaacaacaacaacaacaacaacaacaacaaaaaacccagtatattcccaacaggtggggtctggagagggtagtctgcacgcagaccttacccctacctaatgcaggtagagaggctgtttccaatagacgaTTTTATCAGATTCCAAACAGCTATTAATAGCTGTCTCTGACAAAATGATCTGCCTAGGATATATCCAACTAAAAAATGAGTGCTGACAGGCTCCATACAGTTTGCCTAATAGTTTCTCGAGTTTTATTGAACAGTTTGTCAATAGCTATCCCATTCAAAATGTGCAAGCAAAatatagtactccctccgtttcaatttatgcgaCACACTTTCCctattagtccgttccaaaaagaatgacacatttctaatttaaaaaaaatgaagtaTCATTAAAAGCATCCAGAAGATGCAAAGATTACAAGAGAGAAGAATCTGAAAGCTCAAATGAAACATTTCTATATTtgattttgaaaaacaaaacttttcattttacctatattacccttaatgagaagcttttacaGCCACACAAATTGAAGGCCCCGCAAAAGCTTTTACCCTTTAAGCTTTTAAAACCACGAGTTTAAAaagtctttctttttttcttaacctccgtgccgagtcaaactacgtcacataaattgaaacggagggagtacacaAGAAACTATATAACTATTGGAGTAAAGAAGTCTCAAGACCCACAAAAAAATTAATTACTCTCACTATTTTCAAGCCATAAACTCTTTTCATGAACTGTAAGCAAAGAGGTCAACTGGCATGCAGCGAAGTAAATAAATGCAGTAAGATAGCTCCAGACCAGAAGGCTCATTTGTAAACTCGATACCTTTTACAATCATATATAACAGGGTACACTGGTGAATTCTCGATTATGTGCAGAAACTTCTTCAACTTCAAATCCGACTATAAATTCAGGGCGGCAATGTGTTAGAGATGTTGTTTAAAGCATAAAATTAACTTCAGTAAATCTTCAACATAACACCTAAACAAGAAACAATAATAATCAGACTAATAATAAAAGCTTAAGTTGCAACTCACTTTGTAAAATTCCATCAGCTCATCAGCTCTGAAGTTTCTGGTCTGAAAAAACAGCCAATTTCAATATCAGCATTAACACCAACATAACCTAGGCCAACTGCCAAAATAAAACCACTTACCTGCTTTAATGGCACAAAATTAATTTCCGAAGGAGGCAAAGCCTGAAATTAGAGGGACAAAAGGTTTCAGTATCCAATCAGAAACTACTTAGAGAAAAGAACGCAGTGCACGAAAATCAGATTTACAAGGAAAAATCAGGCTGTCACTCTAATTTTAGAGCTAGTAATACATGGAAAACTTTGAATTAAGTATACCAACTGGCGTATACCTCATATGTGAAAGGTCCTTCAATTGTATCTAGGTCATGGGTACCAATTGCCACCAAGGTTCTTCGCCTACGAAAAGCAAAAAAAAGAGAATAAACAACAAGGACCTAAGCGTGAGCAGGAGAAAACATATGCAAGATTTTTAAAGATAATAACGATGTGATTCCCCACAATATAATTCAGGAATGATTCATAATAGTTTTGTATGGATACTACTCAGGGAAAAAGTTCAATAGTGACAACCTATACGGGTTGGCCAAAGTTCAATATTGACAACCCATACAGGTTGGCCAAAGTTCAATATTGACAACCCATAAGGGTGTGGCCTGGTGatcaataataatgataataataataagcaccaccaccaccatcaccaccctagggtgtggcctagtggtcaatgaagtggattAAAACATGGGAGACCATAGTTCAATCCCAGCATAGACAGAAAATACTAGTTGATGTCTTACTCATCTACCTATACTTTGTTTAGGTAGAGTTATCTGGTGCATGTGCTAGTGGGAGATAGCATGCACCGATGGAATAGTCAATATGTGCAGAAGCTGACCCAAACACCATCTTAATCAAAACAATAATACATTATGTGATAGAGAATTCTTCTAAAATCTTATCTTTATTCATACCCAAATAGAGAAGGAATAAAATGCAAAAGTCACGATTCATGGCACTTCTACTAAAGATCACGTCAGTATGAGAACTTGGAGGTTAGTAGGAAAGATACACAGTATACCAGTTGAGATAAACAAATGAAGGGATAGTTAAGGTCAATGATCCTCTACATCTAACGGAAGTGAAACAAAAAATACAACCCCACCCCCATCCCCACCCCAAAAGTAGAAATGAAAAGGAAAGAAATAGAGAATAATTTTTGTTCTCTGGATGCCTCTTTAAGCAACTAAATAGAATCCAGCTACTTTTTACACTATTTGCACACTTTCTCCTCAGCATGTAAGCCATTGCATCCATCGATACACAAGTTTccccaaaattcaaaaattaaaagaTACCCCCTGCTATCTATCTTTACATATTTTACAAATAGATCTGAAGACAAGTTTTACCCAAACTTGCAAACATTTCGAATGTCACCTTACCCTTCCACCTTTAACAGACGCTCAGAACTTTGTGATACAACAACTTTCTATAATGAATACCAGACTATTTGCCTGCGACAGAGTTTTTTTTAAGTACGGCTTGTACTATTATAACTGCTCTTATGCTCTAGTATAACTGTGAGCTCTTCCTTATTTTACAGTTTAACCAACAACAAAAAACTGTGAGCTCTTTCTTACTTCAACAAACAATAAAAGCTTCTAATTGTTGTGCATTGATATAGCATAGAGAGGGCAGTATCAAATCGTACCCTTCTCTACCGCCAAGAAGTTCTCATAACGGGTACATCCTGAGTCATGTTGGCATGTAAAATTGGTCCCCAAAATGTTAAAAAACTAAATGGTGCATTGTTAGTACAAGAAAAGACACATGCTTTATGTCTATCCCAGAAAAAGACTTATGCTCTCATCGAGGTGAAATATATTGTATTTCTTATCTCTCATAAGCTCTAAAAGACATTGAGAACATAACCCCATTTATTTTTTTGCGACAAATAAGCTAATGCGCATAATTAGAGTAACCCTTTCATATCATAATTTATCTATAAACTTCCAGTCTCATTTACTGAACAAGCTAAGGTTTCTAAATAATTTCTTTCCAAGTCAAATTCCCTTTAAAGGGAAAAAGAACTGAAGGGTATCCAATCCATGTACAGACGCATCATACACGCATGGTAAGTTCAGGAAAACCAGTGCAAGTTATCTACTCACTGATTTCCTTATGAGAGCTAAAGGCATAACTACAAATTTTTACGGTATTTTTACAGCAgagaaataaaaagataaaaaagtataagaattaattccaccCCCAAGTAATCGACCACTACTTCAAGATGTCACCAAGAAAAATTTAACATCACGCAGGACTAACAGAAACCATAGCAACTAAAAGAGGTAAATAGGAATTTCAGCTgaaaagaaaagggaaataggAATTTCAGTTGAAAAAGAAAAGGTAAATAGGAATTTCAAACTGCTCTTTATAGTATAGTAATACCTGCAAATGTTCTGATGCAGCTTATCTTGTAGATCAATGAAGCTATTGTACCTAGCCTCATCAAATGTTACACCTCTTAAGACAGCGCACACAACATATGGGCGGATCTTGGATGTCTAAACAGGAAAGGACAATCGTTAATGCAATAAGAAAATTCTTTATAACCCATTTTAGTTTCTTTACCACACATTTAGTGGTGGACAAAAACTTAACAAAAAAATAGCTTTATCAAGTAGTACCTCTTTTCCGACACGCATTTCAAGCATAGATTCTTTGCCAATATTTGCCACCTTATATGTAGGGATAGGATCAAGCCCACCAAATATTCGGAGAGCTTGAGCTAGCCCTTCAAGACAAAGCAAATCATATCTGCAATACCAATTTGAATGAAAACATATTACACTGCCAGTTCGAATTAACAGCACCGCTGTTATGCTTCAAATAACGAATAATTAAAATTTCTAACAATCCCACTCCACTAAACAGAATTAAGCGCAAAATGCTAGTAAGCCACCACAGAAAATCAGTTATACTTGTTTCCAAATATTCAAAGCATAATCAAAAAACCCAAGATTTTCTACCAATTCAGGAAAATTCATTCTGCAATCTAATTATGAAAAGCACAAAGGACCACCTGTTTGCTGGAacttcaattttgtatataatctCTCCATCATCTTCAGTCGCCTCTTCCTCCAGATGCTTCTCTTTTCTTTGCATTGCCTTTTCTGTTGTCTACATTTTTTTTTTCACACATGCATAAACTCAGTAGGAAACTAACAACCAATGCTTGGATGAAATAAACTTGCTGAAGAGAAGaacacatacaacaacaacaacagacccagtgtaatcccacaagtggggtctggggagggtagtatgtacgcacaccttacccctaccttcaaCAAGATAGAGAGGCTTTTTTCCGGAAGACCCTCGGCTtaggaaaaaagataaaaatgaaGGGCAGCAGCAAGCACACCAATTagaaaaccaaaacaaaaatacaaagatacaaaactaaaaataagtATTGTAATCACAAGGCCGGAACGAAAGCAAGGATTATACAAATTACTCCTCTCATCCCCATAAATGTTACTGACCCAGAGTATAAAAGCATAAAAAATGCTCAATTCACGGCTTTTTGAAAACAAAAATCTACATATTTGGGATATTATTTTTTGATCGAGTAAGTTTGTTTGGGATATTATTTTttgatatagtaaatttgttTGAGATATTATTTTTTGATCAAGTTTGTTTGGGATGTTAATTTAAGTAGAGAAGAATAGAGGGGCTGGCCCACTATCCATTGAGTATAGAACCGTGTGGCACTAACCTGGAGCCATTCGCCCCCGAAACTTTCTTGGTTATCAAAAACAAAAATACATATTTGGGAACTataaaaatattactactaaataaCAATCTTTCTAAAAttgttaaaatatttatataatattttgaaaaatacatTCTAAGATTTTGATTCCCAAATAGTAATGTAGTTATCAAACAAGACACGGGGAGTTCATCAAAAAGGAACAAGTATGATAATTCAGTTagattttcaaatataaaaataacaaGTATGATAATAAGCGGAATTTGGTGGTGCCTACAGCCTCCTCGAGCTCAATACCAAACTTAAAGCACAATTCGTCGAATTCTTCATAGGCTGCAAAATTATAAAAAAGCGAGTTCAATTAGATGGTACTTGAACGCCGCAATTTTGATAGTGTGCGAAAGGGCAAAAGTGGGAGAGATAGAAAGAGAAAACTTACTATAAGTACAGCCTAGGGCTTCGTACAGACGGTCTCTTCCAACGCTGACGGTTGGCATGGTGGCACTGAACAATGGCAGCGGCCGGAAATCAGAGAGCGATGGAAAGAGGGGAAGGGTATTGGGGGTGAAGACTTGGCATTCCTATTTTTTAAGCTAATTCCAAAACAATATAGGAACAGCAAATATTGttggttcttttttttttaatttaattaagtaTACTCAATAAATAATTTTGTTTTACTTTGTTGGAATGTATTAAAATTTGTCCAACGTTAGAGTTTGTATATTACCTTTTTTTTGTTGGAATGTATTAAAATATGCAAACTGAaatataccaaaaaaaaaaaaaacattagcTTAACAACGTTAACTTTTTATGAAAAAAGGTAATATACAAACTCTTTAAGTTATAAATGATTTatttataaataaatttaaatctCATTAATATAGTACTAAcaattaagtttttttttttgtgaaatagaataaaatataccAAACCAACATTCAAAAGTTACTCGAGCAGCAACTTAAGAGCATTATCGGACCAGCCAACTTAAGAACATTATCGGACTAGCCAACTTTTACATCTACGCAATCAACTTTTACTTTTAGTTAATTTTGAATTACCAAATTATTAGGACTTTTTTCATAGTTAAAATAAGAAAAGATTACAAGtaaaatttttattgattttaagctcctaaatattagaaaaataataaaataaaaatttatctaGTGTAAAATCGATATTTAAagagttaaaaaaataaataatatttcgttAAAGTGTTTCATgcttttaaaataatataaatatagaaTTAGGACAGACAGACTTTCCTCTCctatattataataataataatacatgtATGGGTTATGTAAGTATTTCAACAAACTAACAATATAATTTGCTTTATTTATTTAGATGTACGAGCATAACATTGAATTACTTTGTTTATATTGAATTCTAATTTGGACTAGCCAAATTAAAGGTAATTGTGATATAAGTAATACTTATTGGTTGAACGTGGGTAAAAGGATAATTTCGGTAGGTAAAAtcacaaagtaaataataatgaGCATAAAAGAACATTAAGATCAAACTTTTCATATAAAGCAAATAGTTGAGGCAAAGTGGCACAAGATCTTTATATCTCGATTCTTGTCCACAGTGCATATACATTTTCCACCAAACTGTCAAAGTATGGAGTTTTCCACCAAACTGTCAAAGTAGGGAAAATGTCTGAATTTATCCGTCTACCATGATATATAGTTTATATTTTTCTCTCGTTATACTTTTCATCCAAAAATACTCTCGTTaacaaattatttaaaattgCCCGGACCCTAACGTCGTGTCCTTCGACACCCGACCCCTCTAATAATTTGTCCATATCCAAGTTAGCAGGTCCCACTAACTTAAAATTACCCATCTCCATAAACTTGACCCATTCTACACATGACCCATCCCATAAATATAGTCGACCCGAATGATCTTTCATCCTAAGGAAAGCATAATCCAAAGCTTCTTGTGTGTTTTATCATTTACTTAGGTGttcttatattatattattattcacTTGCCATTTCTAATTTTTGAGCTTATGTAAGTGTGAACAACATTTGtgtccaaaatatatatatatatatatatatatatatatatatatatatatatatgcctttAATTCCGAGTTACAATTGATCTTTTGTTGTTTTATGAGTCCATaaccaaaatgtggttcttttggattCAAAAAACCAAAATATGTGGAAAAAAAATATagtgaccaaaatatatataacgtCATTTTAAAAGATGTTATAGTTGAACGTGAAAAGAGCGGGGAGGTATAACgccttttattttaataaaaggcGCTATGCCCACATAAAAAATCGTCCCCTTTCCTTACCCACCAAACCAGAAACTCTCTTCGAATGGAGCCCACCGGTCCCATAAAAAGTATAGATTCTTGGTCCCACATTCTTGCTAAGGTGTATTCTAGTAGTGGGTTGTTCGTTTCAGTttcaaatcaccaaatcttcaacttttcaaaaaccttaaATGCATACTAGTTGTTTTTGTTAAAACCTGTataaaaatgcatattagttgtttttaatgtgctctatgttattttgtgatttaacaatttgttattttttattcgGACTATAGGATTAGTGTGCTAGAAAAATTAGTAAAACAAAGaaattgttattagttgttaaaaaaatattaattagttactttttactgtggtatatgtattttcataatttttttttattaaattaatttgttgttgctatccgctttagattatttatttgctaaaagactagtaaaatagatgAATTGTTAGTTTAGTTCCCtgtagtggtatcttgtggcctaatgtagtACTCGTATTTGTaatatagtgccctttagcgtagtaaaatgtagtgcccttttagcgtagtatccttgtatctattgaaattaatcatttaagtatctcttatacCCAAAAACACGTCAAAAAAccgatagttcaaacacaaactttgttcaattctagtcaacgatcgtaagaaaataacatgagaaaataacaatatttttcggactaagtattgttatatgaatatttaattttattatagtaaaaaataagcgagtcataaacaaaaatatat from Nicotiana tomentosiformis chromosome 11, ASM39032v3, whole genome shotgun sequence encodes:
- the LOC104116550 gene encoding phenylalanine--tRNA ligase beta subunit, cytoplasmic-like, yielding MPTVSVGRDRLYEALGCTYTYEEFDELCFKFGIELEEATTEKAMQRKEKHLEEEATEDDGEIIYKIEVPANRYDLLCLEGLAQALRIFGGLDPIPTYKVANIGKESMLEMRVGKETSKIRPYVVCAVLRGVTFDEARYNSFIDLQDKLHQNICRRRTLVAIGTHDLDTIEGPFTYEALPPSEINFVPLKQTRNFRADELMEFYKSDLKLKKFLHIIENSPVYPVIYDCKRTVLSLPPIINGAHSAITLKTKNVFIECTATDLTKANVVLNTMVTMFSVYCERKFEVEPVKVTYPDGKSFVYPDLSIYNMNVPLSYITGIIGVQLPENEVASLLHKMQLRAVESVSENAEVKFVVSVPPTRSDVLHPCDVAEDVAIAYGYNEIPKRRPASLKPLPLSQFSDLIRSEIAMAGYTEVLTWILCSKREISSMLNCEEDKSAVIIADSRTSEFEVVRTNLMPGLLRTVGHNKDHPKPMKIFEVGDVVLLDGTKDVGAVNRRHLAALYCGANSGFELIHGLVDRIMEATGTSFVSPGDCEGYYIERSEEPAFLQGRQAKIVYKGNRIGTFGIVHPKVLKEFDIPDPCSFVELDMQSFL